The following proteins are co-located in the Microbacterium sp. SORGH_AS_0888 genome:
- a CDS encoding WxL protein peptidoglycan domain-containing protein, translating into MGERPLIRPAVALLISAILALAPAGPTAVASPLGDATAVRGAAATPAPYTMTWGVTPANATGPDGRRAVSLDAEPGQTREDHLAVRNLSSVAVTFALRAADGYLTDTGRFNTLSSEQESVDAGTWISLPPSVTVPAGETVVVPFTVTVPELAQPGDHAAGISASVLSTPATGGTGLGVESRVGFRVTIRVGGDLSPSARIDGVDAVYETSWNPFAPGTVRLRIAVTNTGNMRFVAAGGAMVGGSSGGFVAAPDHRHEFLPGDSREITAVVRGVWPGVLLPATVTVDPEVVALDGTVVTAPSSVRDVWVWALPWPQLLVVIGVLLLVAAIVGSRILGRRRLAALLQAARDEGRRDATGRSGRP; encoded by the coding sequence GTGGGAGAACGACCTCTGATCCGCCCGGCGGTCGCGCTGCTGATCTCCGCGATCCTCGCGCTCGCGCCCGCCGGTCCCACCGCCGTCGCCTCGCCGCTGGGCGACGCGACGGCGGTGCGCGGGGCCGCCGCCACACCCGCGCCGTACACGATGACGTGGGGTGTGACGCCGGCGAACGCCACCGGACCCGACGGGCGCCGCGCCGTCTCGCTCGACGCCGAGCCGGGGCAGACCCGGGAGGACCACCTGGCTGTCCGCAACCTCAGCAGTGTCGCGGTGACCTTCGCGCTCCGCGCCGCCGACGGCTACCTCACCGACACGGGGCGGTTCAACACGCTCTCGTCCGAGCAGGAGTCCGTCGACGCGGGCACGTGGATCAGTCTTCCCCCTTCCGTGACCGTGCCTGCGGGGGAGACCGTCGTCGTCCCCTTCACGGTCACCGTGCCGGAGCTCGCGCAACCGGGAGATCACGCGGCGGGGATCTCCGCATCCGTGCTCTCGACCCCGGCTACCGGCGGCACCGGCCTCGGCGTCGAGAGCAGGGTCGGCTTCCGGGTCACCATCCGGGTGGGCGGCGATCTCTCTCCCTCGGCGCGCATCGACGGTGTCGACGCCGTGTACGAGACGTCGTGGAATCCGTTCGCACCGGGCACGGTCCGCCTGCGCATCGCGGTGACCAACACCGGGAACATGCGCTTCGTGGCCGCCGGCGGCGCGATGGTCGGGGGATCCTCCGGCGGGTTCGTCGCGGCCCCCGACCATCGCCACGAGTTCCTCCCGGGCGACTCCCGCGAGATCACCGCGGTCGTGCGAGGGGTCTGGCCGGGCGTGCTCCTGCCCGCCACCGTCACCGTCGATCCCGAGGTCGTCGCGCTCGACGGCACGGTCGTGACCGCGCCGTCGAGCGTCCGCGACGTGTGGGTCTGGGCGCTCCCGTGGCCCCAGCTGCTCGTGGTCATCGGCGTGCTTCTCCTCGTCGCCGCGATCGTGGGGAGCCGCATCCTCGGACGCCGTCGGCTCGCCGCTCTGCTTCAGGCCGCCCGCGACGAGGGCC